TGCTAAACAAATACTTTCAATAGCATTTTGAGATGGAATTAAATCGATAAGCGGATCATCTTTATATCTTGATTTTAGACTTTCTGTTATTCCAAAACCCAATTGAGCAACTTCTAGAGAGTGTGTTAATCGGGTACGATAAAAGTCACTATCACCGATACCTAAGATTTGTGTTTTAGCCTGTAGTCGTCGAAAGGATGCCGAATGAATTATTCGAGCACGATCAATTTGGTAAGGCGTATCGGATGATTCTGAATTCCAATCTTCATCTTTAGACACATTGGAGTTAACCCTTTCTTGTAATAGTTGATGATCTAGCATTTTACCCTCTTAAAAAATAAAAAACGGTGAATGAATCACCGTTTTTATCATAATAAGTGAAATAATTCTTGTTTATTTCAACAACGGTTTTAAGAACCTTGCTGTATGCGAAACTTTATTTTTCACCACTGCTTCAGGCGTACCTTCGGCAATAATCTGACCACCACCCGCACCACCTTCAGGACCTAAGTCAATAATCCAGTCTGCGGTTTTAATCACATCCAAATTATGCTCAATCACCACAATGGTGTTTCCTTTGTTACGTAGCTCATGCAGGATGTCGAGCAACTTGGCAATGTCATGGAAATGCAGACCAGTCGTCGGTTCATCCAGTACATACAAGGTTTTACCCGTATCACGTTTTGCCAACTCACGCGCCAGTTTTACACGCTGTGCCTCACCGCCTGAAAGCGTCGTTGCAGACTGGCCTAAGCGAATATAGCCTAAACCGACTTGATTTAAGGTTTCCAAACGACGATGAATGACAGGAATCGCGTCGAAGAAATGCATGGCATCTTCCACCGTCATTTCCAACACATCCGAAATATTTTTGCCTTTATAACCGACTTCCAAGGTTTCACGGTTATAACGTTTACCATGGCAGTTATCACAAGGCACATACATATCAGGTAAGAAGTGCATCGCCACTTTGATCATGCCGTCACCTTCACAGGCTTCACAGCGACCGCCTTTCACGTTAAACGAGAAACGTCCTGCAGCATAACCACGCGCTTTGGCTTCAGGTGTTTGCGCAAATAATTCACGAATCGGGGTAAATAAACCCGTATACGTCGCAGGGTTGGAGCGAGGTGTACGACCGATCGGGCTTTGGTCAATATCAACCACTTTATCAAGGAATTGCAGACCATCAATCGAGTCAAACTTTTCTGCGGTTAAAGTGGTTGCACCATTCAGTTGAGTCGCTGCCAAAGGCAATAAAGTCCGGTTAATCAGCGTTGATTTACCTGAACCAGACACACCTGTGACACAGGTCATCACACCTAAAGGAATGGTTAAATCTACATTTTGCAGATTATGTCCCGCAGCACCCATGAGCTTAATTTGTTCATCAGGCTTTGGTGGTTCAGTACGTTTTTTCGGGACTTCGATTTTCAGTTTACCTGATAAGTACTGACCTGTGAGCGAGTCTGTATTCGCGAGAATTTCATCATACGTCCCTTCAGCAATCACATGACCACCGTGAATCCCTGCACCTGGGCCAATGTCGATAATATGATCTGCTGCACGAATCGCATCTTCATCATGCTCAACCACTAACACTGTATTCCCTAAATCACGTAAACGAACTAAGGTTTCCAATAGACGATCATTATCACGTTGATGCAGACCAATGGATGGTTCATCGAGTACATACATCACCCCCATCAAACCTGCACCGATTTGCGAAGCCAAACGAATACGTTGCGCTTCACCACCAGACAATGTTTCTGCTGATCGAGAAAGACTTAAATAATTTAAACCTACTGAGACTAAGAAATGTAGTCGCTCACGAATTTCTTTAAAAATCTTATCGGCAATTTCGCCTTTTGCACCACCAAGATTTAAGTCCTGATAATAACTTTCAGCATCGCCAATCGACATTTTAGTAATTTGGGCAATGGTTTTGTCTTTCACTCGAACATGGCGTGAAATTTCGTTGAGACGTGAGCCACCGCAGGCATCACAGGCCGCATTAGATAAATACTGTGACAAATCATCACGTACATAGTTACTTTCAGTCTCGCGGTAACGACGTTCTAAATGTGGCAAAATTCCTTCAAAAGGTTGCACACGATTATGTTTACGACCACGCTCATCTATGTAACTGAGATCAACTTTTTCTTTGCCTGTACCATAGAGGAATTTCTTTTTGGTATCGGCATCTAGTTCATTCCAAGGCGTATCCAAAGAAAAACCAAAATGCGCCGCCACTTTTTCAATCATGCTGTAGTAGTATGGGCGTTGTCTGTCCCAACCACGAATCGCGCCTTGGCTAATCGAAACATCAGGGCTTGGAATGAGTTTTTCAGCACTAAAATGACTACGAGTCCCTAAACCGTCACAGGTTGGGCAAGCACCAAAGGGGTTGTTAAATGAAAATAAAC
This DNA window, taken from Acinetobacter sp. WCHA55, encodes the following:
- the uvrA gene encoding excinuclease ABC subunit UvrA, translated to MSQSHIRIRGARTHNLKNVNLDIPRDKFVVITGLSGSGKSSLAFDTLYAEGQRRYVESLSAYARQFLSQMEKPEVDSIEGLSPAIAIEQKSTSHNPRSTVGTITEIYDYLRLLYARVGTPFCPEHDLPMVAQTVSEMVDAVKGLDEGTALMLLAPVVRERKGEYSNLFEQLQSQGFVRARVDGEIVDLDPIPELDKKKKHTIEVVVDRFKVRDDLGNRIAESFETALRLGGDIAILSWMNGEHPDRVFSAKHSCPECDRAVAELEPRLFSFNNPFGACPTCDGLGTRSHFSAEKLIPSPDVSISQGAIRGWDRQRPYYYSMIEKVAAHFGFSLDTPWNELDADTKKKFLYGTGKEKVDLSYIDERGRKHNRVQPFEGILPHLERRYRETESNYVRDDLSQYLSNAACDACGGSRLNEISRHVRVKDKTIAQITKMSIGDAESYYQDLNLGGAKGEIADKIFKEIRERLHFLVSVGLNYLSLSRSAETLSGGEAQRIRLASQIGAGLMGVMYVLDEPSIGLHQRDNDRLLETLVRLRDLGNTVLVVEHDEDAIRAADHIIDIGPGAGIHGGHVIAEGTYDEILANTDSLTGQYLSGKLKIEVPKKRTEPPKPDEQIKLMGAAGHNLQNVDLTIPLGVMTCVTGVSGSGKSTLINRTLLPLAATQLNGATTLTAEKFDSIDGLQFLDKVVDIDQSPIGRTPRSNPATYTGLFTPIRELFAQTPEAKARGYAAGRFSFNVKGGRCEACEGDGMIKVAMHFLPDMYVPCDNCHGKRYNRETLEVGYKGKNISDVLEMTVEDAMHFFDAIPVIHRRLETLNQVGLGYIRLGQSATTLSGGEAQRVKLARELAKRDTGKTLYVLDEPTTGLHFHDIAKLLDILHELRNKGNTIVVIEHNLDVIKTADWIIDLGPEGGAGGGQIIAEGTPEAVVKNKVSHTARFLKPLLK